One Deltaproteobacteria bacterium DNA segment encodes these proteins:
- the rpmC gene encoding 50S ribosomal protein L29, translating to MKAKELRDLAEAELATKGRELRDQLWNARMKKATGQLENHAMLRTLRRDIARVETVLREKRGANQ from the coding sequence ATGAAGGCGAAGGAGCTGCGCGATCTCGCTGAAGCGGAGCTCGCGACCAAGGGCCGCGAGCTGCGCGACCAGCTGTGGAATGCGCGCATGAAGAAGGCGACGGGACAGCTCGAGAACCACGCGATGCTGCGCACGCTGCGGCGCGACATCGCGAGAGTGGAAACCGTGCTGCGCGAAAAGCGTGGAGCGAACCAGTGA